The sequence CCTTCCTCAGCCTGATCTTGCACCCTTTTACCAGCCCCATCACCCCCAACCTGTCCCGCTCCTTACGGCTCATCTCCAGTATCCCCTCTCTCATTTCCACCCCCTTGTCGGGGGCTATTATAGGGGACATTTCTACTTTGGTAGATAGGGGACATTATCATTTTGGTATGACAGCATTTGTGCATCCCTCCTGGTGTCTTGTCTCGTAAATAGCTGTACAAAGTCGTATCATTGCGAGGAGCGAAGTGACGAAGCAATCTGTTGCAATGCAAGGAGATGAGATTGCTTCGTTTTCGCTCGCGATGACAGACATATGCTAGGAATTTCCGTGACAAGACACTAGCTGCAGACGTCACCGCGCACATATTGCATATGGAGCGGCGATCGAGGATGGCGCATATTTGACAATAACAGAGAGAGTTGATAGAATGTGCCCTTTAATCCGGAGAGCTATGAAGAAGCGCGTGTTCAGTGGCATACAGCCAAGCGGCATTCTGCACCTCGGCAATTACTTGGGTGCGATCAGAAACTGGGTTTCACTTATTGCCGACTATGACTGCATTTTCTGTATTGTCGATATGCACGCAATCACGGTCCCCTATGAGCCAGAGGAGATGCAGGAGAGGATCTTCGACACTGCCGCAGGCTATATTTCCTGCGGTGTCGATCCGGAGAAGTGCACGATCTTCGTGCAGTCTGACGTGCCGGAACACACTGAGCTCATGTGGTATTTCAACACGGTCATCCCGATAGCATACCTAGAGCGCATGACTCAGTTCAAAGATAAATCGGAGCAATTTCACGAGAACATCAACATGGGGCTCCTCGATTACCCCGTGCTCCAGGCTGCGGATATCCTCATCTATAAGGCAGAGCTTGTTCCCGTGGGGGAGGATCAGGCGCAGCATCTGGAACTCACGCGTGATATCGCTCGGAAGTTCAACAATCTCTATGGCAGGACGTTCCCCGAACCCACAACCCACCTCGGCGCGGGGGCGAGAATCCTCGGGCTCGACGGCCAGGCAAAGATGAGCAAGACGATGAACAACTACATCGCCATCACCGAGACGCCGGAGCAGATATGGAAGAAGCTCTCGGTAGCGGTGACCGATCCCTCCCGCAAGCGCCGCGCTGACCGCGGGAATCCGGAGGTATGCAATATCTACAGCCTCCACAAACTCTTTTCAAGCGAAAAGCAGCTATCTGCCGGGGCTGAGGGATGCCGGACCGCCGCGATCGGTTGCCTTGAGTGCAAAAAGATTCTTTCCGAAGCGCTCGCGAGCGAGCTCGCGCCGATCCGGGAACGGTATGAGCAGCTCATGCATAACAAGGCCACGATTTACCGCACACTGGATGAAGGGGCGAAGAGATGCAGGAAGATCGCACAGGCAACGATACGGGAAGTGAAAGAGAAGATGGGGCTCCTGCGCTGACCGGCGCGGGGCGCACTGGTTCCCCAGCCTCCGGCGGCGATGACATACCCACTCGCGCTGGAGAGGC comes from Candidatus Auribacterota bacterium and encodes:
- the trpS gene encoding tryptophan--tRNA ligase — its product is MKKRVFSGIQPSGILHLGNYLGAIRNWVSLIADYDCIFCIVDMHAITVPYEPEEMQERIFDTAAGYISCGVDPEKCTIFVQSDVPEHTELMWYFNTVIPIAYLERMTQFKDKSEQFHENINMGLLDYPVLQAADILIYKAELVPVGEDQAQHLELTRDIARKFNNLYGRTFPEPTTHLGAGARILGLDGQAKMSKTMNNYIAITETPEQIWKKLSVAVTDPSRKRRADRGNPEVCNIYSLHKLFSSEKQLSAGAEGCRTAAIGCLECKKILSEALASELAPIRERYEQLMHNKATIYRTLDEGAKRCRKIAQATIREVKEKMGLLR